GCCGGGCAATAGACAACGCCCATCTTGATCATACCCAGCACAAAGAACCACCATTCCGGAACACGCGGCAGCATAATAAGAACACGTTCCCCTTTTGCAGGGCCGTATTTTATGAGCATATTGGCGACCTGGTTTGAGAGGCGGGAAAGATCACGGAATGTGTATTTCTTCTCTTCACCTTTCTGATTGACCCAGATCATGGCGAGTTTATTCCGATCCTTCTGTGCCAGAGCATCAATGACGTCAAAACTGAAATTGTAATATTCGGGCACATCAATAGAAAAAGACCGATAGGTTTCATCGTAATCGGTAATATTATGCCGGGGGAGATGTGCAATATCCCGGTTCATCTGGAGGATTCCACTTCCTTCAAGTTCCGGAAAATGTGTGGTGCACACTTCCGATATCCATTCTGAACGGGAAACTCCCTGATTCTTGCAATCATTATCTATTTTCTGGACAAGCTCATTGTCCATCGTAATTGAATATCGCACCATCGTAGAATAATTTGGTGCGGGGAATGATAAAAGATGTGGTGGGATGCACCACGGGTAGATGAGATTATTAATCGTCTTTGGATTTTTTCAGTTCCTCGTCACGCAGAACATTTCGTTTAATCTTGCCTGAGATGGTTTTGGGAAGCACGTCGACAAATTCAATCACCCGTGGATATTTATACGGTGCAGTCACCTGCTTCACATGATTCTGCAGTTCTCTGATCAGTGGTTCCGAACCTTCAAATCCCTGATTCAGTACAATAAATGCCTTTACAACCATACCACGGATTCTGTCAGGCGTTCCGACAACTGCTGATTCCTGAACCGCCGGGTGTTCTAAGAGAGCGCTTTCCACCTCAAACGGTCCGATACGGTATCCGGAACTTTTTATGACATCATCATTTCTGCCAACGAACCAGAAGTAACCGTCTTCATCCCGGTAGGCTTTATCCCCGGTATAATAATATCCGTTCTGGAACGACTCCTTGTTTGCTTCAACGTTATCTATATATTCCACAACAAGACCAACAGGGCGTGGATTGAGGGAAATTGCGATGCGACCTTCTTCATAATCAGCAACAGGATGGGCATCATCATCATGGAGTTCAATATGCCAACCGGGCGCTGGTTTCCCCATTGAACCCGGCTTGTGCTCAATGCATGGGAAGGTGGCAATAGCGCTGCATGTCTCTGTCTGGCCGTATCCTTCGTAGATGGTATGCCCGGTCCCCTCTTCCCATACTTTGATCACTTCAGGGTTGAGCGGTTCACCGGCACTGCAGCAGTGGCGCAGTTCAGCAAGGTCATATTTTGCCAGATCAGCGATAATCAGCATCCGGTAGACTGTCGGCGGGCAGCAGAACGTCGTGACTTCATACTTTTCAATGAGCGGGAGAAGCTGCGTTGCATTGAATTTTCCCCATACATCATAAATCAGCAGACAGGCGCCCTGGATCCACTGTCCGAAGATTTTGCCCCACGCACATTTGGCCCATCCGGTATCCGAATAGGTAAAATGCACATCATTCTCCCGGACATCCTGCCATAACCGGGCTGTGACAATATGTCCCAGTGGGTAGGCATTGTTGTGCAGCACCATCTTTGGTTCACCGGTTGTGCCGGATGTGAAATAGATCAGCATCGGATCGGTTGAGCGGGTCCTGTTTGTATATGGCATACTGACCTTCCGGTGTGATACCGGTGCAGGGTATAACAGTTCGTTCTGATAACTGACCCACCCGTCCTTCTCGCCATCAACCAGGAACCGGGTCTGTAATGAGGGGCACTCTTCATGCACTTCGTCAATCTTATCCGAATTTTCAAAATCTGTTATGATAAGACGGAAATTTCCTGCTTTGATTCTGTATTGAAGATCTTTTGGTGTTAGGAGCGATGGTACCGGACAGACGACTGCACCAAGTTTGATTATTCCGATTACAAATATCCACCATTCCGGAATACGCGGCAGCATGATCATGACCCGGTCTCCTTTGTTAATGCTAAATTTCAAAAGAATATTTGCTGCCATATTGGAGAGGTTCATCATATCCCGGAATGTGTATTTCTTCTCATCCCCGTCCTGATTCGCCCAAATCATCGCCAGTTTGTTTCTGTCACGCCGTGCCCAGTCGTCAATGACATCATACCCGAAATTGAAATATTCGGGCACATCAATGGAGAATGTACGATACATCTCATCGTAATCTTCCATATTGTGTTCTGCATCCGCCATAGAATCACTAGCTATTTTTGATGTACGCGGGTAATAGTATTTCCTTCTCTCCAGATCATTGCGCATTAATTACCAGAAGCGGTGCGTTTTGATATAGGTGCGTTCCGCCTTGAGAATTTCCCGGTAAAAATCGTCGCCCTCACGCATTTTTGCAATTATCCGCGAAGCATTTTCCGGGCCGACCCCGCGTGCTGCAAGGGCTACAATTGCCTGTCTTCCGCTGGAAAGGACAATGTTTGCATTCTTCAGGAATTTTTTCTCAATCGCGCGCTCTTCGTCTGTTTTTTCGCGTTTTCGAACCGCCGGGATCAGTTCATCTTCCCACGGTTTCAGGGCTGCCACAAGACGTGCACCACATTTGGGGCACTGGGGCGGGTCTGTGATGCGGGACACCTTGGTGAGACTCTTCCATTTCCGGCAGTTCATGCAAAAGAGCAAAATATTATCGTCCTCAATCCTGCGCCGCACGGCGGCAATAATGGCCTGGTCTTCACTGGGTGGTGGAATAATATCCCGTGACGATGTCAGACCCTCGCGGCCGATTGCGGATAAGGGGGCAATTGTCACCGTTGTTTCTTCGGACTGTATCTGCCGCACCAGATGTGCCGCCCCCTCTGCATCCATAATGGTCGTAAAGAGTTCGCGATAGGTTTCTGCCTGGATTGGCGTTCCTTCAAATGTATCGAGCAGCCGGTGTATACTGATACGTTCATAGTCGGCATTCGGGTCAATGGCGCCGAATTTCTTTGCAATCTGGACAATTTTCCACTTAAAAAGGGCGGTATGTTTCATTGCAAGACGGAGAAGTCCTTCGATGTGTGCCGGATCAATTGAATAGAGCAGTTCACGAATGTTTGCGGCCCTGATCTGTGAGGGAAGACGGAAAAGAATCCGGTATGCCCCCACCTCAATACCCACGCTTGACCCGTAGCGTGCTGTCAGAAGAACGGAGATGACACGGGAGAGGGCCTCATTTGCCTTGTGCCCTCCGCAGATATTCATCACAACTCCCTCATCGAAATGCTCAAGCGTCACACACCGATCCGTTGCGACGGGCGCATCGGCATCATCCATTGATGTCAGAATATCGTCTGCATATGCCTCTGAGATGACACCGGCCCCGTACGCAGAGAATGATCGGGTTCGGCGGAGTTTCCCGGTCTCCTGTGCAACGGCATAGGGAACCGGTATCTGTTCCCCTTCCCACGAAGGCAGTTCACCGCTTACCGAATGAGCCGGTTCAACGATAATTTTCCCGTCATCCAGATCAACGACCTGCCAGAGCTGCCCTTTGACGATAAAGGATGCACCGGTATGAATCCATCCGATCACAAATGATTCATCAAGGGTTCCTACCGTGCGGCGTGAGACGAGATCAAAGATCTGCACTTTCCGTTCATCAGGTATCATCGAGAGATTGCCATACAGGTATGTCCGGCACCTCCCGGTGCGTATGAGGGTGTCCCCTTCCATTTTTATCAGCCGGTGTTCTGCCATCTGCCTGCATACCTCAGGCACTGCATTCCCGCTGTCGGAAAATCCATATGCCCGTTCAATAATTGTTCTGGCCCGGACAATCGATACCTCACCATATTCTACCAAAAGTGCGGCAATCTGGTTTGCCAGCACATCCAGTGCGCCATGGATAATGCCGACATTCTCCGATGCATTCTGTTTTGCCCGGTTTGTAATCACCAGTGACTCACAAAGATCGTCAAATCCGGTGGCAAGTATCGTGCCGTGAGATACGGTATCCAGACGGTGCCCGGCCCGGCCGACACGCTGGAGGAGGCGTGACACCTCCCGTGGTGAACCAAACTGAATCACCCGTGAAATGTGTCCGATATCTATGCCCAGCTCCATGGACGAGGTACAGATCAGGGAACGGATATCCCCCCGTTTAAACCGGTCCTCAGCGTCGATTCTGATCTCTTTTGAAAGGGAGCCGTGGTGCACGTCCACATCTCCGCGCCCATACAGGCGGTGTCCCAGTGCCTCACCGGTGGAACGCGTATTGACAAACAACAGTGAGGAATCCTCTTTTTCAATGCACCGTTCAACTGTTCGCACCTGGGAATCAAAATTATCTCCGGCAAATCTGACAGAGATATCCATGTGCGGCGCAGCCGGGATATTGACAATCGTATGGGGGCGTTTTGTTCCGGTGAGAAATGATGCCACCTCTTCCGGGTTTCCTACCGTAGCAGAGAGGCCGATTCTCTGAAATTCTCCCGCATATTCCGCCAGACGTTCCAGTGCGATGGACAGCTGGGCGCCCCGTTTACTTCCGGCAAGTTCATGAATTTCATCAATGATGACATGCCTGACCTGTGGCAGATGTTCCCGGAGGCGTTTTCCGATAAAAAGCGCCTGCAGTGTCTCAGGTGTGGTAATAAGAAGATCCGGAGGATTTAGCGCCTGCTTTCTTCGTTCGTATTGGGAGGTATCGCCATGCCGGACTCCCACGGTTAACCCCAGTTCATGGCACCACCATTTCAGGCGGGAGAGGATATCCCGGTTTAAGGCGCGGAGCGGGGTGATGTATATTGCCTTAAATCCGGTTCCCTGCAGACGGAGAAGATTATCGAATACCGGAAGCATCGCACTTTCCGTTTTCCCGGTGCCGGTCGGTGCGATGAGCAGGAGATGATCTCCACCATAAATGGGGGGTATAGCCTCCTGCTGTGTCTGTGAGAGTTCCTGAAAATCTCGTTTCAGGAGGGTTTCCTGTATCTCAGGGGATAACAGATTACGCGCGCTCATCTCCCACCAGTGCTCCCAGCCGGTCAATGTAGGTCCCGTCACTCAGGAATACTTCTGCACAGTCCACGTCAAAACACCGTGACACAGGACTTAGTCTGCTGACATGAATTTTTCGTACATCAATGCCCCCAGCATATTCAAAGAATGCCGGCATGAAGAGGATGCGGGTATTTCTGCTGTTTTCATTTGAAACAAAGCCTGCACATCCTTCATTCACTTCTGCAAAAAGATATGCAGGTTGTGCCCGGAGTGCACATCCCACTTCGTCATAAAGGCTCACAACCGGATGATGGTGCCCACATACGATGAGATTCCCTGCTGATTCCGGAGGCAGATGCATATGCCCGTGCACATACCATGTACCGTCAATCAAGGCGCCGCGTTTTGGCAGCAGCTCTCCGGGGTTCAGGAATCGTTCAATACCGCCGTCATGATTTCCGGGTATCAGGCGGAACGGAATCTGATCCCTGATGGTCTCAAGAATCTGTGGGAGTTCGGTAAACTCCTGCCGGCTCATCATGGGAACAGAATGTTTCAGGTCCCCGAGGAAAAGAAGCATGTCAGGGGTTGTTTCCTCTATACAGGAACAGATCCGGCTCAGACGATCTGTGCTGTTACTTGCGATATGGACACCTTTGCGGGAAAAGCCGGATTCGGCACCAAAATGTGCATCTGCAATAACCAGTATCCTGCGTGAATTTTCCATAAAGAGTGCAGGTCCGGCGGAAATAAATTCAGGAGTCATCTCTGTTACAATCGTCTGATAATGTCCGGTTTCGGCTGATAACACTCGCCATTATCGATCAGGGTATTTAGAACAGCAAGTGTTGTTTCCCGAGAAATCCCTTTCTGATTCAGTGTTTCAATCAATTCTTCAAGATTGACCGTCTTTTTGTCTTCACAGCATTCCAAAATCAGGTTTTCCGCTTCATTCAAAACGGCGGTTTTTGGTATTGTCGGGTTTGGAGCCCCGGTTTGCACGGTAGAAAGAGCTTTTTTTGCGATATTGCAGATTGTATTCTTCATATCAGCGGGTATATCCGGAGAAGAGGTCAGATGGCTGATAAGATCATCTGCGGCGGCAAGAACAAAGACGTCCCTGATCTCCCGGGAAACAGGCATAATTGATTCCAGCATGGGCATGCATGTTCCGACACTGCTCCGGATGGCTGCCGTACAGAGAACGAAAACCGGAAGGGTTGTCTCTGTCAGAAATCCGGATATTTCACGATTTCCGGTATGATATTGTACTGTTAAAATCCCTGTCGGGTCATAGATACTGAGGTTCTGTATTGGTTTTTGGGAATCGGGAATCTCGGTAAGAGCTCCACAAAACAGACATTTGGTAATATTTCTTACCGAAAGAGTCCGCACTATAGCATTTCGTGTGTCACATCTCCCTGAATTCAGGTCATCTGCAAATATTTTCTGGTATGATTCCATGCAGTATCCTACTAGTATCTTGTCGGGACAATCTATAGTGTATCTGTTAGGTGCATGCATTTTTGGAGAATGTGACAGACATCGATCGAAACAAATACTCTCCTGAGAACAAAGTATCATATTAACAGATACATGGATCTGCGGAATATGATTACGGGGTAAAGGAAACAGGAATGACACAAAATACAATATGGATTGAAAAATACCGCCCGATGAAGCTGGATGATATAGTCGGGCAGGATGAGATCGTCGCCCGCCTGAAATCGTATGTTACTTCAGGAAATCTTCCGCATCTGCTCTTTACCGGAACCGCAGGGATTGGAAAAACAACATCCGCTGTTGCGCTTGCACGGGAATTCTTCGGTGAGACATGGCAGATGAACTTCCGGGAACTGAATGCCTCGGATGAACGGGGAATTGATGTCGTACGAAACCAGATTAAACAATTTGCGCGGACAGCACCTCTGGGTGGGGCGGAATTTAAAATTCTCTTTCTGGATGAAGCAGATGCACTGACACCGGATGCACAGGCAGCACTTCGCCGCACAATGGAAAATTATGCGCAGAACTGCAGGTTTATTCTTTCCTGTAATTATTCTTCGAAAATTATCGATCCAATCCAGAGCAGGTGCGCAATATACCGGTTCAGGCCGCTCTCAAAAGATGCTATTATTACTGAAATCTCCCGCATAACAGAGATTGAAGGGCTTGAAACGACGCCTGAAGCGAGAGATGCCATTGTCTATGTCGCCCAGGGCGATATGAGAAAGGCCATCAATGCGGTGCAGGGTGCCGCAATTGTCAGTAAAAAGATAACGGACGATATGGTGTATGAAATCACTTCGACTGCACGCCCAGAGGAAATTGACGGTCTGATGAAGACATCTGTTGCAGGGGACTATGAAGGAGCGGAAGCACTGGTGCATGAACTGCTCTATTCGCGGGGCATTGCCCCCAATGAACTGATAAACCAGATGTACCGGTCAATCATCCGTCTCCCGGTAGAACGGCGGCTGAAAACAGAATTAATTTCACATCTGGGCGAAGCAGACTTTCGTCTCAGTGAAGGCGCAAACAGTGAGATACAGATGGAAGCACTGATTGCAAATATTGTGCTCAGTGCTGACGCAATGAAAGAGTGAGGAGGTCAGGGTCAGGTGGAAGAAGAGATTTTTGACATAGAGATTACCGATCGTGCAGCTGACTGGAACACGTTTCTCACGAAGCATTACCGGAAAGAACTGGGGGAGATTAGTACAGAGTATCCGCATCTGAGATCCCTTGAAATTGATTACCGGGAACTGTCGAACTGGGGAAAAACCGGACTTGAAATAGCGGATGAAATCCTGCACAATCCGGGAAAGGTTATTGGAGATGTGCGTGATGCCGTCAGAAATTATAATCTGATTTTTACCAAGGATGAGGAAGAGAAAGCGGAGAATATTAATATCCGCTTCCGCTGCCTCCCCAAAAAAATTGATGTCCGTGACATTCGTTCGCACCATATCAATACCTTCATTTCGGTAGAAGGAATCCTCAGAAAAACAACCGAGGTGCGTCCACGGCTGACACAGGCAGTGTTCCGGTGTCTCCAGTGCGGTACAATTACCGCACCGTATAAACAGGATTATTCACGGTTTCAGGAACCGTACCGGCCATGCGCCCAATGTGAGCGCCAGACTAAAATGGACCTTGTTCCGGCGCTCTCCACCTTTGTGGACGCGCAAAAATTACGGATACAGGAATCCCCCGAAG
Above is a window of Methanogenium organophilum DNA encoding:
- a CDS encoding metallophosphoesterase → MLSAETGHYQTIVTEMTPEFISAGPALFMENSRRILVIADAHFGAESGFSRKGVHIASNSTDRLSRICSCIEETTPDMLLFLGDLKHSVPMMSRQEFTELPQILETIRDQIPFRLIPGNHDGGIERFLNPGELLPKRGALIDGTWYVHGHMHLPPESAGNLIVCGHHHPVVSLYDEVGCALRAQPAYLFAEVNEGCAGFVSNENSRNTRILFMPAFFEYAGGIDVRKIHVSRLSPVSRCFDVDCAEVFLSDGTYIDRLGALVGDERA
- a CDS encoding AMP-binding protein, coding for MADAEHNMEDYDEMYRTFSIDVPEYFNFGYDVIDDWARRDRNKLAMIWANQDGDEKKYTFRDMMNLSNMAANILLKFSINKGDRVMIMLPRIPEWWIFVIGIIKLGAVVCPVPSLLTPKDLQYRIKAGNFRLIITDFENSDKIDEVHEECPSLQTRFLVDGEKDGWVSYQNELLYPAPVSHRKVSMPYTNRTRSTDPMLIYFTSGTTGEPKMVLHNNAYPLGHIVTARLWQDVRENDVHFTYSDTGWAKCAWGKIFGQWIQGACLLIYDVWGKFNATQLLPLIEKYEVTTFCCPPTVYRMLIIADLAKYDLAELRHCCSAGEPLNPEVIKVWEEGTGHTIYEGYGQTETCSAIATFPCIEHKPGSMGKPAPGWHIELHDDDAHPVADYEEGRIAISLNPRPVGLVVEYIDNVEANKESFQNGYYYTGDKAYRDEDGYFWFVGRNDDVIKSSGYRIGPFEVESALLEHPAVQESAVVGTPDRIRGMVVKAFIVLNQGFEGSEPLIRELQNHVKQVTAPYKYPRVIEFVDVLPKTISGKIKRNVLRDEELKKSKDD
- a CDS encoding DEAD/DEAH box helicase — encoded protein: MSARNLLSPEIQETLLKRDFQELSQTQQEAIPPIYGGDHLLLIAPTGTGKTESAMLPVFDNLLRLQGTGFKAIYITPLRALNRDILSRLKWWCHELGLTVGVRHGDTSQYERRKQALNPPDLLITTPETLQALFIGKRLREHLPQVRHVIIDEIHELAGSKRGAQLSIALERLAEYAGEFQRIGLSATVGNPEEVASFLTGTKRPHTIVNIPAAPHMDISVRFAGDNFDSQVRTVERCIEKEDSSLLFVNTRSTGEALGHRLYGRGDVDVHHGSLSKEIRIDAEDRFKRGDIRSLICTSSMELGIDIGHISRVIQFGSPREVSRLLQRVGRAGHRLDTVSHGTILATGFDDLCESLVITNRAKQNASENVGIIHGALDVLANQIAALLVEYGEVSIVRARTIIERAYGFSDSGNAVPEVCRQMAEHRLIKMEGDTLIRTGRCRTYLYGNLSMIPDERKVQIFDLVSRRTVGTLDESFVIGWIHTGASFIVKGQLWQVVDLDDGKIIVEPAHSVSGELPSWEGEQIPVPYAVAQETGKLRRTRSFSAYGAGVISEAYADDILTSMDDADAPVATDRCVTLEHFDEGVVMNICGGHKANEALSRVISVLLTARYGSSVGIEVGAYRILFRLPSQIRAANIRELLYSIDPAHIEGLLRLAMKHTALFKWKIVQIAKKFGAIDPNADYERISIHRLLDTFEGTPIQAETYRELFTTIMDAEGAAHLVRQIQSEETTVTIAPLSAIGREGLTSSRDIIPPPSEDQAIIAAVRRRIEDDNILLFCMNCRKWKSLTKVSRITDPPQCPKCGARLVAALKPWEDELIPAVRKREKTDEERAIEKKFLKNANIVLSSGRQAIVALAARGVGPENASRIIAKMREGDDFYREILKAERTYIKTHRFW
- a CDS encoding replication factor C small subunit, producing MTQNTIWIEKYRPMKLDDIVGQDEIVARLKSYVTSGNLPHLLFTGTAGIGKTTSAVALAREFFGETWQMNFRELNASDERGIDVVRNQIKQFARTAPLGGAEFKILFLDEADALTPDAQAALRRTMENYAQNCRFILSCNYSSKIIDPIQSRCAIYRFRPLSKDAIITEISRITEIEGLETTPEARDAIVYVAQGDMRKAINAVQGAAIVSKKITDDMVYEITSTARPEEIDGLMKTSVAGDYEGAEALVHELLYSRGIAPNELINQMYRSIIRLPVERRLKTELISHLGEADFRLSEGANSEIQMEALIANIVLSADAMKE